One genomic window of Streptomyces sp. WP-1 includes the following:
- a CDS encoding TetR/AcrR family transcriptional regulator C-terminal domain-containing protein, which produces MSAERRSPLDRARVAETALRLLNEVGLDGLTLRAIAKELDVKAPALYWHFKDKQALLDEMATQMYRRMVAGTELEPGDTWQERLLKINRGLRTALLDYRDGARVFSGSLFTGTDHAPALEANLRLLLDAGMTLVQAVDAGRTAHAYTIGFVTEEQGMHPLPSDEKARADITDRARRMADHPLAAAAGELLFDDYDRQFEEGLAVVVAGIGARYKVAS; this is translated from the coding sequence GTGAGTGCGGAACGACGATCGCCCCTGGACCGTGCGCGGGTCGCCGAGACGGCGCTGCGGCTGCTGAACGAGGTCGGCCTCGACGGGCTGACCCTGCGCGCCATCGCCAAGGAGCTGGACGTCAAGGCGCCCGCCCTGTACTGGCACTTCAAGGACAAGCAGGCGCTGCTGGACGAGATGGCGACGCAGATGTACCGGCGGATGGTGGCCGGCACGGAGCTGGAGCCCGGCGACACCTGGCAGGAGCGCCTGCTGAAGATCAACCGCGGTCTGCGCACCGCGCTGCTCGACTACCGCGACGGCGCCCGGGTCTTCAGCGGCTCACTGTTCACCGGCACCGACCACGCCCCCGCCCTGGAGGCCAACCTCCGCCTGCTGCTGGACGCCGGGATGACCCTCGTCCAGGCCGTCGACGCGGGCCGCACGGCCCACGCCTACACCATCGGCTTCGTCACCGAGGAACAGGGCATGCACCCCCTGCCGAGCGACGAGAAGGCCCGCGCCGACATCACCGACCGCGCCCGCCGGATGGCCGACCACCCCCTCGCGGCCGCCGCCGGTGAACTCCTCTTCGACGACTACGACCGCCAGTTCGAGGAAGGTCTGGCGGTCGTCGTCGCGGGGATCGGGGCGCGGTACAAGGTGGCGTCCTAG
- a CDS encoding FAD-dependent monooxygenase: MDTTDVLIVGAGPTGLALGIDLARRGVAARLVERADALFPGSRGKGIQPRTQEVFDDLGVIDAVLASSGPYPDRMVWRDGERVGEESMFERFEPDAGTPYPAPRMIPQWRTQEILYARLLELGGKADFGREVTGLTQDADGVDVAFADGTTVRARYVVGADGGRSGIRRALGVGMTGETVDPAPFVVADLRLRGLDRVYWHAFPAADGSVLGLCPLAHTEEFQLAARLPEGAEPDVTADGVRELVARYTHLAAEDVTEVRWASEFRPRAALADRFRVGRVFLAGDAAHVHSPAGGQGLNTSVQDAYNLGWKLAAVLEGAPGTLLETYEEERRANAAAMLELSTGVHRGEVQRGRATVQLGVGYRESSLSAETRTEPGPVRAGDRAPDAEVSGGRLFDLLRGPHWTLLGATAAPRAGVRTLPSAPESYGPGVFLIRPDGYVGWAGETATQDLAAYLDGAGVR, encoded by the coding sequence ATGGATACGACGGATGTCCTGATCGTGGGCGCGGGCCCCACCGGACTCGCCCTCGGCATCGACCTCGCCCGGCGCGGCGTCGCGGCCCGGCTCGTGGAGCGCGCCGACGCCCTGTTCCCGGGCTCGCGCGGCAAGGGGATCCAGCCCCGCACCCAGGAGGTCTTCGACGACCTGGGCGTCATCGACGCGGTCCTCGCGTCGAGCGGTCCCTACCCCGACCGGATGGTGTGGCGGGACGGCGAGCGGGTCGGCGAGGAGTCGATGTTCGAGCGGTTCGAGCCGGACGCGGGCACGCCCTATCCCGCGCCGCGGATGATCCCGCAGTGGCGCACCCAGGAGATCCTGTACGCGCGGCTCCTGGAGCTGGGCGGCAAGGCCGACTTCGGCCGCGAGGTCACGGGCCTGACCCAGGACGCGGACGGCGTGGACGTGGCCTTCGCCGACGGTACGACGGTCCGCGCGCGCTACGTGGTGGGCGCCGACGGCGGACGCTCGGGGATCCGGCGGGCCCTCGGCGTCGGCATGACCGGCGAGACCGTGGACCCGGCGCCGTTCGTGGTGGCCGACCTGCGGCTGCGGGGCCTGGACCGGGTGTACTGGCACGCCTTCCCGGCGGCGGACGGCAGCGTCCTCGGGCTGTGCCCGCTGGCCCACACCGAGGAGTTCCAGCTGGCCGCGCGGCTGCCGGAGGGCGCGGAGCCGGATGTGACCGCCGACGGCGTGCGCGAGCTGGTCGCCCGGTACACCCACCTGGCCGCCGAGGACGTGACCGAGGTGCGATGGGCCTCGGAGTTCCGGCCCCGGGCGGCGCTCGCGGACCGGTTCCGGGTGGGCCGGGTGTTCCTCGCGGGCGACGCCGCGCATGTGCACTCGCCGGCCGGTGGCCAGGGCCTGAACACCAGCGTCCAGGACGCCTACAACCTCGGCTGGAAGCTGGCGGCGGTCCTGGAGGGCGCCCCCGGGACCCTGCTGGAGACGTACGAGGAGGAGCGGCGGGCGAACGCGGCGGCCATGCTGGAGCTGTCCACCGGCGTGCACCGCGGCGAGGTCCAGCGGGGCCGGGCCACCGTCCAACTCGGCGTCGGCTACCGGGAGTCGTCGCTCAGCGCCGAGACCCGGACCGAGCCGGGGCCGGTGCGCGCGGGCGACCGGGCACCCGACGCCGAGGTGTCCGGCGGGCGCCTCTTCGACCTCCTCCGGGGCCCGCACTGGACCCTGCTGGGCGCGACCGCCGCCCCGCGCGCGGGCGTACGGACCCTGCCGTCCGCCCCCGAGTCCTACGGGCCCGGCGTCTTTTTGATCCGCCCCGACGGCTACGTCGGCTGGGCGGGCGAGACGGCGACACAGGACCTGGCGGCCTACCTCGACGGCGCCGGCGTCCGCTGA
- the leuE gene encoding leucine efflux protein LeuE, with amino-acid sequence MFGVIHLPTYLAGVALIVLLPGPNSLYVLSVAARRGVRAGYTAAAGVFCGDTVLMTLSAAGVASLLQANALLFGIVKYAGAGYLTWLAIGMMRSARQLWRTRRERAAEETAAGAGVAAEERPYRRAFVISLFNPKAILFFVAFFVQFVDPGYAYPALSFVVLGVFAQIASLLYLSALIFGGTRLAAAFRRRKRLSATATSAAGALFLGFAVKLSLAS; translated from the coding sequence ATGTTCGGTGTCATCCATCTCCCCACGTATCTCGCGGGTGTGGCCCTGATCGTGCTGCTCCCCGGGCCCAACTCGCTCTACGTCCTGTCCGTCGCCGCCCGCCGCGGGGTGCGGGCCGGGTACACCGCGGCCGCCGGGGTGTTCTGCGGGGACACCGTGCTCATGACCCTGTCCGCCGCCGGGGTCGCCTCGCTGCTCCAGGCCAACGCGCTGCTGTTCGGGATCGTGAAGTACGCCGGTGCCGGCTATCTGACCTGGCTGGCGATCGGCATGATGCGCTCCGCCCGGCAGCTGTGGCGGACCCGGCGGGAGCGGGCGGCCGAGGAGACGGCCGCGGGCGCGGGCGTCGCGGCCGAGGAGCGCCCCTACCGGCGCGCCTTCGTGATCAGCCTCTTCAACCCGAAGGCGATCCTGTTCTTCGTCGCCTTCTTCGTGCAGTTCGTGGACCCGGGCTATGCCTACCCGGCCCTCTCCTTCGTCGTGCTCGGGGTCTTCGCCCAGATAGCCAGCCTGCTCTACCTGAGCGCCCTGATATTCGGCGGCACCCGCCTCGCCGCGGCCTTCCGGCGCCGCAAGCGCCTGTCCGCGACGGCCACTTCGGCGGCCGGTGCGCTCTTCCTCGGGTTCGCGGTGAAGCTGTCGCTGGCCTCGTAG
- a CDS encoding methylmalonyl-CoA mutase, with product MARESESGLPIEPVYGPDALSGWDPAERLGEPGSYPFTRGVYPSMYTGRPWTMRQYAGFGTAAESNARYRELIAHGTTGLSVAFDLPTQMGHDSDAPLAHGEVGKVGVAIDSIEDMRVLFDGIPLDQVSTSMTINAPAALLLLLYQLVAEEQGVPADRLTGTIQNDVLKEYIARGTYIFPPGPSLRLTADIFRYCTAEIPRWNTISISGYHMAEAGASPVQEIAFTLADGIEYVRTAVAAGMDVDDFAPRLSFFFVARTTFLEEVAKFRAARRIWARVMREEFGARNPKSLMLRFHTQTAGVQLTAQQPQVNLVRVAVQALGAVLGGTQSLHTNSFDEALALPTAASARLALRTQQVLAYETDVTATVDPFAGSYAVERMTDDVEAAAVGLMDRVEEMGGAEAAIEQGFQKAEIERNAYRVAQETDSGERVVVGVNRFRLDEEEPYEPLRVDPAIEARQCERLAALRAGRDRRAVDAALAALKKAAGGEDNVLYPMKEALRARATVGEVCGALREVWGRYVPTDAF from the coding sequence ATGGCGCGTGAGTCGGAGTCGGGCCTGCCGATCGAGCCGGTCTACGGGCCGGACGCGCTGTCCGGCTGGGACCCGGCCGAGCGGCTCGGGGAACCGGGGTCGTACCCCTTCACCCGCGGGGTCTACCCGAGCATGTACACCGGACGCCCCTGGACGATGCGCCAGTACGCCGGTTTCGGCACGGCGGCGGAGTCCAACGCCCGCTACCGGGAGCTGATCGCCCACGGCACCACCGGGCTGTCCGTCGCCTTCGACCTGCCCACCCAGATGGGCCACGACTCCGACGCGCCCCTCGCGCACGGCGAGGTCGGCAAGGTCGGCGTGGCGATCGACTCGATCGAGGACATGCGGGTGCTGTTCGACGGCATCCCGCTGGACCAGGTCTCCACGTCCATGACGATCAACGCCCCGGCCGCCCTCCTCCTGCTCCTGTACCAGCTGGTGGCGGAGGAACAGGGCGTGCCGGCCGACCGGCTGACCGGCACGATCCAGAACGACGTGCTCAAGGAGTACATCGCCCGCGGCACCTACATCTTCCCGCCGGGGCCCTCGCTGCGGCTGACGGCGGACATCTTCCGGTACTGCACCGCCGAGATCCCCCGGTGGAACACGATCTCGATCTCCGGCTACCACATGGCCGAGGCGGGCGCCTCGCCCGTGCAGGAGATCGCCTTCACCCTCGCCGACGGCATCGAGTACGTGCGCACGGCGGTCGCCGCCGGGATGGACGTGGACGACTTCGCGCCGCGCCTGTCCTTCTTCTTCGTGGCCCGTACGACGTTCCTGGAGGAGGTCGCCAAGTTCCGTGCCGCGCGCCGGATCTGGGCGCGGGTGATGCGGGAGGAGTTCGGCGCGAGGAACCCCAAGTCGCTGATGCTGCGCTTCCACACCCAGACCGCCGGGGTCCAGCTCACCGCGCAGCAGCCGCAGGTGAACCTGGTCCGGGTCGCCGTCCAGGCCCTCGGCGCGGTCCTCGGCGGCACCCAGTCCCTGCACACCAACTCCTTCGACGAGGCGCTCGCGCTGCCCACCGCCGCCTCCGCGCGGCTCGCCCTGCGCACCCAGCAGGTGCTGGCGTACGAGACGGACGTGACCGCGACCGTGGACCCCTTCGCCGGGTCCTACGCGGTGGAGCGGATGACCGACGACGTCGAGGCGGCGGCCGTCGGGCTGATGGACCGGGTCGAGGAGATGGGCGGCGCGGAGGCGGCGATCGAACAGGGCTTCCAGAAGGCCGAGATCGAGCGCAACGCCTACCGCGTCGCCCAGGAGACCGACTCCGGGGAGCGGGTGGTCGTCGGCGTCAACCGGTTCCGGCTGGACGAGGAGGAGCCGTACGAGCCGCTGCGCGTGGACCCGGCCATCGAGGCCCGCCAGTGCGAACGTCTCGCCGCCCTGCGCGCCGGACGCGACCGGCGCGCGGTCGACGCCGCCCTGGCCGCGCTGAAGAAGGCCGCCGGGGGCGAGGACAACGTCCTGTATCCCATGAAGGAGGCGCTGCGGGCGCGGGCCACGGTGGGTGAGGTGTGCGGGGCGTTGCGGGAGGTGTGGGGGAGGTACGTGCCGACCGACGCCTTCTGA
- a CDS encoding L,D-transpeptidase family protein — protein MRTRGRTFAVLGVLAALAALCGCTVRPLGADGRPLDGGPVSAVGSGAPLRPGDTGAGVRELQARLRQLDWLFDGPTGSYDDLTERAVRGFQGKRGLPVTGVTDAATWRRLVAMSRPPGEWDLYLMGGQPAAAPDPRCLTGRVLCISKTSRTLRWMIDGRTVSETAVRFGTLRSPTREGTFHVYWKSRHHVSTLYDSPMPYAMFFSGGEAVHYSYDFAARGYAGGSHGCVNVRDEGVIAQVFAEVRVGDEVVVYR, from the coding sequence ATGAGGACCAGGGGCAGGACTTTCGCCGTGCTCGGAGTGCTGGCCGCCCTCGCCGCGCTCTGCGGCTGCACCGTCCGGCCGCTGGGCGCCGACGGCCGGCCGCTGGACGGGGGCCCGGTGTCCGCGGTGGGCTCGGGGGCGCCCTTGCGGCCGGGCGACACCGGAGCGGGCGTACGGGAACTCCAGGCGCGGCTGCGGCAGCTGGACTGGCTGTTCGACGGGCCCACGGGTTCGTACGACGATCTCACCGAACGGGCCGTACGGGGCTTCCAGGGCAAGCGCGGACTGCCGGTCACCGGCGTCACGGACGCCGCGACCTGGCGGCGGCTGGTGGCGATGAGCCGTCCGCCGGGCGAGTGGGACCTGTATCTGATGGGCGGCCAGCCCGCCGCCGCGCCCGATCCGCGCTGCCTGACCGGGCGGGTGCTGTGCATCAGCAAGACCAGCCGGACACTGCGCTGGATGATCGACGGGCGGACCGTCTCCGAGACGGCCGTGCGCTTCGGCACGCTGCGCAGCCCGACCCGGGAGGGCACCTTCCACGTGTACTGGAAGTCCCGCCACCATGTGTCGACCCTGTACGACTCGCCGATGCCGTACGCGATGTTCTTCAGCGGCGGTGAGGCGGTGCACTACTCGTACGACTTCGCCGCGCGCGGTTATGCCGGGGGCTCGCACGGGTGTGTGAACGTACGGGACGAGGGGGTGATCGCCCAGGTGTTCGCCGAGGTGCGGGTGGGCGACGAGGTCGTCGTGTACCGGTGA